A stretch of the Nodularia sp. LEGE 06071 genome encodes the following:
- the rnc gene encoding ribonuclease III, producing the protein MTLVYPRRQRQLESLVRRLGLPTGLPIKWELLDLALTHPTVSESANYEQLEFVGDAVVRLAAAVVLWETYPDCPVGDFAAIRSVLVSDRILAQLAREYGLELYLLVAGSATSDKVGQESRLADAFEAVLGALYLSTKNLELIRPWLDFHFKKLATEIRLDPARLNYKAALQEWTQAEFKVLPEYRVTEVNQTNQNQERFAAEVWLYENKLGEGKGRSIKAAEQAAAKVAFLAIPQPENPET; encoded by the coding sequence ATGACACTTGTTTATCCACGCCGTCAGCGACAGCTCGAAAGTTTAGTCAGAAGGTTAGGTCTGCCAACAGGTTTACCCATTAAGTGGGAACTGTTGGATTTGGCGCTGACTCATCCTACTGTTTCGGAATCGGCAAATTATGAACAATTGGAGTTTGTCGGTGATGCAGTGGTGCGACTAGCGGCGGCGGTAGTGTTGTGGGAAACCTATCCTGATTGTCCTGTGGGGGATTTTGCGGCAATTCGTTCAGTGTTGGTCAGCGATCGCATCCTCGCTCAACTGGCCAGAGAATATGGTTTGGAATTATACTTACTGGTGGCTGGTAGTGCTACCAGTGATAAAGTTGGTCAAGAATCACGCTTGGCAGATGCTTTTGAAGCTGTTCTGGGTGCGCTTTATCTCAGCACGAAGAATCTGGAATTAATTCGTCCTTGGCTAGATTTTCACTTTAAAAAGTTAGCAACGGAAATTCGCCTCGATCCCGCTAGACTTAATTACAAAGCCGCCCTGCAAGAATGGACACAAGCAGAATTTAAAGTTTTGCCTGAGTATCGCGTCACTGAGGTTAATCAAACTAACCAAAATCAAGAGCGTTTTGCTGCTGAAGTTTGGCTGTATGAGAACAAACTAGGTGAAGGTAAAGGACGGTCAATTAAGGCCGCAGAACAAGCCGCAGCGAAAGTAGCTTTTTTAGCCATTCCTCAGCCGGAAAATCCGGAAACTTAA